A single genomic interval of uncultured Sunxiuqinia sp. harbors:
- a CDS encoding alpha/beta hydrolase-fold protein, whose protein sequence is MKKYISTLVVFFVFSLTLCVAQSEKPAIKEDFKPSTLNQPGQEYPMVNSQGYARFRIEAPEAQSVVVSLGLGGTRGGTPLAKNDEGVWMGTTSGPMDEGFHYYHVTIDGGVFNDPGALNYYGSVRWESGIEIPAHDQDFYALKNVPHGHVQQVLFPSPSTKTSRRAFVYTPPGYDKNQAKRYPVLYLQHGWGEDETAWMNQGRANLIMDNMIAEGKIDPFIIVNTYGMTNEIKFGGLRNFDVTPFQTVLVDELIPYVDEHFRTIPDQAHRAMAGLSMGGMETKDITLNRPEVFSYYALLSGGIYAPEDIKDHSKLKLVFISCGSKERPDGVKNAVNTLKDAGYNAVSYVSEGTAHEFQTWRRSLYQLAPLLFKD, encoded by the coding sequence ATGAAGAAATACATCTCTACGTTAGTCGTGTTCTTTGTTTTCTCACTTACGCTGTGTGTCGCTCAAAGCGAAAAACCGGCCATAAAAGAAGACTTTAAACCATCAACATTAAACCAACCCGGACAAGAATATCCAATGGTAAATTCGCAGGGGTACGCGCGTTTCCGTATTGAAGCGCCCGAAGCACAAAGTGTTGTAGTAAGCCTTGGTTTGGGAGGAACAAGAGGCGGAACTCCGCTTGCAAAAAACGACGAGGGTGTTTGGATGGGAACCACTTCAGGTCCAATGGACGAAGGTTTCCATTATTACCACGTAACCATCGATGGTGGTGTTTTTAATGATCCTGGAGCGTTAAACTATTATGGATCGGTACGTTGGGAAAGCGGTATTGAAATTCCGGCTCATGATCAGGATTTTTATGCCCTGAAAAATGTTCCACACGGACATGTTCAACAAGTGCTGTTTCCTTCGCCAAGTACAAAAACTTCGCGCAGAGCTTTTGTTTACACGCCTCCGGGTTATGATAAAAACCAGGCAAAACGTTACCCTGTGCTTTACCTGCAACACGGTTGGGGCGAAGACGAAACTGCATGGATGAACCAGGGACGTGCCAACCTGATTATGGATAACATGATTGCCGAAGGTAAAATTGATCCGTTTATCATTGTGAATACCTACGGAATGACCAACGAAATCAAATTTGGCGGTCTGCGTAATTTTGATGTTACTCCGTTTCAAACGGTTTTGGTAGATGAGCTGATTCCATATGTTGATGAGCATTTCCGCACTATTCCTGATCAGGCACACCGTGCAATGGCTGGTCTGTCGATGGGTGGTATGGAAACAAAAGATATCACATTGAACAGACCTGAAGTGTTTTCGTATTATGCGCTGTTAAGTGGTGGTATTTATGCACCTGAGGATATCAAAGATCATTCGAAGCTGAAACTGGTATTTATCAGCTGCGGAAGCAAAGAACGTCCTGATGGAGTAAAAAATGCTGTAAATACTCTAAAAGATGCCGGTTACAATGCCGTTTCGTATGTGTCGGAAGGCACTGCACACGAGTTTCAAACCTGGCGCAGAAGTTTGTATCAACTGGCTCCGCTACTTTTTAAAGATTAA